GGCCGTCCTTGGACAGCCCTTCAATCGTGATGACCTCTTTGCCTTGGGCACGCGTGGCCAGATAGGTGCAGGAGTTGACCGGCTCCCCATCAATCAGGACCTTACAGGCGCCGCAGTCCCCCGTGCCGCATCCGTATTTGGTGCCGGTCAGGTTGAGCACATCGCGCAGTACGTACAGGAGGGTCCAGCGTTTGCCGATCTCGAGCTGGTACTCCTCGCCGTTGATGTGGAGGGTAACTTCCACTCGTTCGTCCATCGCTTCTCTCCGGGGCGGGTGTACGCTGAAGGTGAA
This DNA window, taken from Anaerolineae bacterium, encodes the following:
- a CDS encoding (2Fe-2S)-binding protein, coding for MDERVEVTLHINGEEYQLEIGKRWTLLYVLRDVLNLTGTKYGCGTGDCGACKVLIDGEPVNSCTYLATRAQGKEVITIEGLSKDGRLTPVQQAFVETGAIQCGFCTPGMVITATALLRRNPNPTREEIIAALDNNLCRCTGYVKIIEAIELAARRMRGEA